One Chiloscyllium plagiosum isolate BGI_BamShark_2017 unplaced genomic scaffold, ASM401019v2 scaf_9060, whole genome shotgun sequence DNA window includes the following coding sequences:
- the LOC122547429 gene encoding probable G-protein coupled receptor 139 isoform X1, which translates to MAVTDLLIMVTVVILNRIVGIYFPFSFFSMTSICSIRAALNFAAIDISAWLTVAFTFDRFVAISCQKLKITYCTVKTAARVTVFISAVIGVKNTFMYLVYEPMYVVNNVAWFCGVKAIFYNSPEWAAYDWIRIILTPCLPFILILLLNALTVQHILAANKARRRLRTQNNGEKQSDPEMEKRRTSIVLLFAISGSFILLYLLFFMSTVYARIADLTYSAGYDSSNSTSYFLQQIGHVLQLLSSCINPFIYAGTQKKFRGELKKGMKYPVNLCVKIFKL; encoded by the coding sequence ATGGCAGTGACAGACTTACTAATCATGGTCACCGTTGTAATATTAAACCGAATTGTTGGGATTTATTTCCCATTCAGCTTCTTCTCTATGACTTCAATATGCAGCATCCGTGCAGCTTTGAATTTTGCTGCCATTGACATTTCTGCCTGGTTAACtgtcgctttcacctttgatcgttttgtggccatttcttgccagaagctgaaaataaCATATTGCACCGTGAAGACGGCAGCACGGGTTACAGTATTCATTTCCGCAGTGATTGGTGTGAAAAATACCTTTATGTATTTGGTGTATGAACCCATGTACGTAGTGAACAATGTAGCCTGGTTCTGTGGTGTAAAAGCAATATTTTATAACTCACCAGAATGGGCTGCTTATGACTGGATTCGGATCATTTTGACTCCCTGTCTCCCATTTATCCTGATTCtactgctcaatgctctgaccgtcCAACACATTCTAGCAGCAAATaaagcccgcaggagactccggacCCAGAACaacggagagaaacagagtgaccCAGAAATGGAGAAGCGGAGAACATCCAttgttttactctttgccatCTCGGGCAGCTTCATCCTGTTGTACTTGTTATTTTTTATGTCGACCGTCTATGCCCGAATTGCAGATCTCACTTATTCTGCAGGTTATGATTCCAGCAATTCCACTTCATATTTTCTCCAACAAATTGGACATGTGCTTCAGTTACTGAGTTCCTGCATCAATCCATTTATTTATGCAGGGACCCAGAAAAAGTTCAGAGGTGAGTTAAAGAAAGGAATGAAGTATCCTGTGAACCTATGTGTTAAAATATTTAAGCTCTGA
- the LOC122547429 gene encoding probable G-protein coupled receptor 139 isoform X2, whose product MAVTDLLIMVTVVILNRIVGIYFPFSFFSMTSICSIRAALNFAAIDISAWLTVAFTFDRFVAISCQKLKITYCTVKTAARVTVFISAVIGVKNTFMYLVYEPMYVVNNVAWFCGVKAIFYNSPEWAAYDWIRIILTPCLPFILILLLNALTVQHILAANKARRRLRTQNNGEKQSDPEMEKRRTSIVLLFAISGSFILLYLLFFMSTVYARIADLTYSAGYDSSNSTSYFLQQIGHVLQLLSSCINPFIYAGTQKKFREPLRPLWIKHHSLEYS is encoded by the coding sequence ATGGCAGTGACAGACTTACTAATCATGGTCACCGTTGTAATATTAAACCGAATTGTTGGGATTTATTTCCCATTCAGCTTCTTCTCTATGACTTCAATATGCAGCATCCGTGCAGCTTTGAATTTTGCTGCCATTGACATTTCTGCCTGGTTAACtgtcgctttcacctttgatcgttttgtggccatttcttgccagaagctgaaaataaCATATTGCACCGTGAAGACGGCAGCACGGGTTACAGTATTCATTTCCGCAGTGATTGGTGTGAAAAATACCTTTATGTATTTGGTGTATGAACCCATGTACGTAGTGAACAATGTAGCCTGGTTCTGTGGTGTAAAAGCAATATTTTATAACTCACCAGAATGGGCTGCTTATGACTGGATTCGGATCATTTTGACTCCCTGTCTCCCATTTATCCTGATTCtactgctcaatgctctgaccgtcCAACACATTCTAGCAGCAAATaaagcccgcaggagactccggacCCAGAACaacggagagaaacagagtgaccCAGAAATGGAGAAGCGGAGAACATCCAttgttttactctttgccatCTCGGGCAGCTTCATCCTGTTGTACTTGTTATTTTTTATGTCGACCGTCTATGCCCGAATTGCAGATCTCACTTATTCTGCAGGTTATGATTCCAGCAATTCCACTTCATATTTTCTCCAACAAATTGGACATGTGCTTCAGTTACTGAGTTCCTGCATCAATCCATTTATTTATGCAGGGACCCAGAAAAAGTTCAGAG